A single Cottoperca gobio chromosome 5, fCotGob3.1, whole genome shotgun sequence DNA region contains:
- the LOC115008151 gene encoding natural resistance-associated macrophage protein 2-like isoform X3: MKAEQDGDLVEEDSPDENVQTNQYSSISPPASPEAQDEPFSTYFEDKVAIPEDVSQVFSFRKLWAFTGPGFLMSIAYLDPGNIESDLQSGAKAGFKLLWILLGATIIGLLLQRLAARLGVVTGMHLAEVCNRQYPAVPRVILWMMVELAIIGSDMQEVIGCAIALNLLSMGSIPLWAGVLITITDTFVFLFLDKYGLRKLEAFFGFLITVMALSFGYEYVLVKPNQGELLKGMFIPYCADCGPVQLEQAVGIVGAVIMPHNIYLHSALVKSRDIDRKNKNEVKEANKYFFIEATIALFISFLINVFVVAVFAQAFFNKTNNDMNQMCNETGSQHTDLFPQNNETLQVDIYKGGVVLGCFFGPAALYIWAIGILAAGQSSTMTGTYSGQFVMEGFLNLRWSRFARVLLTRSIAITPTLLVAIFQDVQHLTGMNDFLNVLQSMQLPFALIPILTFTSMTSIMNDFANGMVWKISGGVVILVVCAINIYFVVVYVTALNSVLLYVLAAVLSVAYLCFVVYLAWHCLVALGVSCLDFGSRVSNRPAMLIEEQSEYDS; encoded by the exons ATGAAGGCCGAGCAAGACGGAGACCTCGTCGAAG AGGACTCCCCTGACGAGAATGTCCAGACAAACCAGTACagctccatctctcctcctgcCTCACCGGAAGCCCAGGACGAACCCTTCTCCACATACTTTGAGGATAAGGTGGCCATTCCCGAAGATGTCAGCCAG GTGTTCAGTTTCCGTAAACTCTGGGCCTTCACTGGACCGGGGTTTTTGATGAGCATCGCTTACTTGGATCCAGGGAACATCGAGTCTGACCTGCAGTCTGGAGCTAAAGCTGGCTTTAAG CTCCTGTGGATTCTCCTCGGTGCCACCATCATTGGGCTGCTGTTGCAGAGGTTAGCTGCACGCCTCGGGGTCGTCACCGGGATGCATCTGGCTGAAGTCTGCAACCGACAATATCCCGCA gtCCCTCGGGTCATCCTTTGGATGATGGTGGAGTTGGCGATTATTGGCTCAGACATGCAGGAGGTCATTGGCTGTGCCATAGCGCTCAACCTTCTTTCTATGGGCAG TATACCACTGTGGGCAGGAGTCCTCATCACCATCACAGACAcatttgtcttcctctttctaGACAAATACG GCTTGAGGAAACTTGAAGCTTTCTTTGGCTTTCTCATCACCGTAATGGCTCTGAGCTTCGGTTACGAG TACGTTCTGGTGAAGCCAAACCAAGGGGAGCTGCTGAAGGGAATGTTTATACCTTACTGTGCCGACTGCGGGCCTGTGCAGCTGGAGCAGGCCGTGGGAATCGTAGGCGCCGTCATCATGCCCCACAACATCTACCTGCACTCGGCGCTGGTCAAG TCTCGGGATATCGATCGCAAAAATAAGAATGAAGTAAAGGAAGCCAACAAGTACTTCTTCATCGAGGCAACTATCGCCCTCTTCATCTCCTTCCTCATCAACGTCTTTGTCGTCGCGGTCTTTGCGCAGGCATTCTTCAATAAAACCAATAATGACATG AATCAAATGTGCAATGAAACCGGCAGCCAGCACACAGATCTCTTCCCTCAAAACAACGAAACGCTGCAGGTGGACATCTACAAAGGG ggAGTGGTCCTGGGCTGCTTCTTTGGCCCTGCAGCCCTCTACATCTGGGCGATAGGGATCCTGGCAGCTGGACAGAGTTCCACCATGACGGGCACTTACTCTGGGCAGTTTGTTATGGAG ggTTTCCTGAACCTCCGGTGGTCCCGTTTCGCCCGGGTGCTGCTGACTCGCTCCATTGCCATCACGCCGACACTGCTGGTGGCCATTTTTCAGGATGTTCAGCATCTGACGGGGATGAACGACTTCCTGAACGTTCTTCAAAGCATGCAG CTTCCATTTGCTTTGATCCCAATTCTGACCTTCACCAGTATGACATCCATAATGAACGACTTTGCAAACGGAAT GGTGTGGAAGATTTCCGGAGGCGTCGTCATCCTGGTAgtttgtgcaatcaacatttactttgtgGTGGTTTACGTGACGGCGCTGAACAGTGTGCTGCTCTACGTTCTCGCTGCTGTGCTCTCCGTAGCCTATCTGTGCTTTGTAGTTTACCTG GCATGGCACTGTTTGGTTGCCTTGGGGGTTTCCTGCCTGGACTTTGGCAGCAGGGTAAGCAATCGACCTGCCATGTTGATAGAGGAGCAATCTGAGTACGACTCCTAG
- the LOC115008151 gene encoding natural resistance-associated macrophage protein 2-like isoform X4, translated as MKEGNNEKSRLKDSPDENVQTNQYSSISPPASPEAQDEPFSTYFEDKVAIPEDVSQVFSFRKLWAFTGPGFLMSIAYLDPGNIESDLQSGAKAGFKLLWILLGATIIGLLLQRLAARLGVVTGMHLAEVCNRQYPAVPRVILWMMVELAIIGSDMQEVIGCAIALNLLSMGSIPLWAGVLITITDTFVFLFLDKYGLRKLEAFFGFLITVMALSFGYEYVLVKPNQGELLKGMFIPYCADCGPVQLEQAVGIVGAVIMPHNIYLHSALVKSRDIDRKNKNEVKEANKYFFIEATIALFISFLINVFVVAVFAQAFFNKTNNDMNQMCNETGSQHTDLFPQNNETLQVDIYKGGVVLGCFFGPAALYIWAIGILAAGQSSTMTGTYSGQFVMEGFLNLRWSRFARVLLTRSIAITPTLLVAIFQDVQHLTGMNDFLNVLQSMQLPFALIPILTFTSMTSIMNDFANGMVWKISGGVVILVVCAINIYFVVVYVTALNSVLLYVLAAVLSVAYLCFVVYLAWHCLVALGVSCLDFGSRVSNRPAMLIEEQSEYDS; from the exons ATGAAGGAAGGAAATAATGAAAAGTCTAGACTCA AGGACTCCCCTGACGAGAATGTCCAGACAAACCAGTACagctccatctctcctcctgcCTCACCGGAAGCCCAGGACGAACCCTTCTCCACATACTTTGAGGATAAGGTGGCCATTCCCGAAGATGTCAGCCAG GTGTTCAGTTTCCGTAAACTCTGGGCCTTCACTGGACCGGGGTTTTTGATGAGCATCGCTTACTTGGATCCAGGGAACATCGAGTCTGACCTGCAGTCTGGAGCTAAAGCTGGCTTTAAG CTCCTGTGGATTCTCCTCGGTGCCACCATCATTGGGCTGCTGTTGCAGAGGTTAGCTGCACGCCTCGGGGTCGTCACCGGGATGCATCTGGCTGAAGTCTGCAACCGACAATATCCCGCA gtCCCTCGGGTCATCCTTTGGATGATGGTGGAGTTGGCGATTATTGGCTCAGACATGCAGGAGGTCATTGGCTGTGCCATAGCGCTCAACCTTCTTTCTATGGGCAG TATACCACTGTGGGCAGGAGTCCTCATCACCATCACAGACAcatttgtcttcctctttctaGACAAATACG GCTTGAGGAAACTTGAAGCTTTCTTTGGCTTTCTCATCACCGTAATGGCTCTGAGCTTCGGTTACGAG TACGTTCTGGTGAAGCCAAACCAAGGGGAGCTGCTGAAGGGAATGTTTATACCTTACTGTGCCGACTGCGGGCCTGTGCAGCTGGAGCAGGCCGTGGGAATCGTAGGCGCCGTCATCATGCCCCACAACATCTACCTGCACTCGGCGCTGGTCAAG TCTCGGGATATCGATCGCAAAAATAAGAATGAAGTAAAGGAAGCCAACAAGTACTTCTTCATCGAGGCAACTATCGCCCTCTTCATCTCCTTCCTCATCAACGTCTTTGTCGTCGCGGTCTTTGCGCAGGCATTCTTCAATAAAACCAATAATGACATG AATCAAATGTGCAATGAAACCGGCAGCCAGCACACAGATCTCTTCCCTCAAAACAACGAAACGCTGCAGGTGGACATCTACAAAGGG ggAGTGGTCCTGGGCTGCTTCTTTGGCCCTGCAGCCCTCTACATCTGGGCGATAGGGATCCTGGCAGCTGGACAGAGTTCCACCATGACGGGCACTTACTCTGGGCAGTTTGTTATGGAG ggTTTCCTGAACCTCCGGTGGTCCCGTTTCGCCCGGGTGCTGCTGACTCGCTCCATTGCCATCACGCCGACACTGCTGGTGGCCATTTTTCAGGATGTTCAGCATCTGACGGGGATGAACGACTTCCTGAACGTTCTTCAAAGCATGCAG CTTCCATTTGCTTTGATCCCAATTCTGACCTTCACCAGTATGACATCCATAATGAACGACTTTGCAAACGGAAT GGTGTGGAAGATTTCCGGAGGCGTCGTCATCCTGGTAgtttgtgcaatcaacatttactttgtgGTGGTTTACGTGACGGCGCTGAACAGTGTGCTGCTCTACGTTCTCGCTGCTGTGCTCTCCGTAGCCTATCTGTGCTTTGTAGTTTACCTG GCATGGCACTGTTTGGTTGCCTTGGGGGTTTCCTGCCTGGACTTTGGCAGCAGGGTAAGCAATCGACCTGCCATGTTGATAGAGGAGCAATCTGAGTACGACTCCTAG
- the LOC115008151 gene encoding natural resistance-associated macrophage protein 2-like isoform X1, with amino-acid sequence MKAEQDGDLVEEDSPDENVQTNQYSSISPPASPEAQDEPFSTYFEDKVAIPEDVSQVFSFRKLWAFTGPGFLMSIAYLDPGNIESDLQSGAKAGFKLLWILLGATIIGLLLQRLAARLGVVTGMHLAEVCNRQYPAVPRVILWMMVELAIIGSDMQEVIGCAIALNLLSMGSIPLWAGVLITITDTFVFLFLDKYGLRKLEAFFGFLITVMALSFGYEYVLVKPNQGELLKGMFIPYCADCGPVQLEQAVGIVGAVIMPHNIYLHSALVKSRDIDRKNKNEVKEANKYFFIEATIALFISFLINVFVVAVFAQAFFNKTNNDMNQMCNETGSQHTDLFPQNNETLQVDIYKGGVVLGCFFGPAALYIWAIGILAAGQSSTMTGTYSGQFVMEGFLNLRWSRFARVLLTRSIAITPTLLVAIFQDVQHLTGMNDFLNVLQSMQLPFALIPILTFTSMTSIMNDFANGMVWKISGGVVILVVCAINIYFVVVYVTALNSVLLYVLAAVLSVAYLCFVVYLAWHCLVALGVSCLDFGSRMQLSRHTDIYLLSDMDADTLDER; translated from the exons ATGAAGGCCGAGCAAGACGGAGACCTCGTCGAAG AGGACTCCCCTGACGAGAATGTCCAGACAAACCAGTACagctccatctctcctcctgcCTCACCGGAAGCCCAGGACGAACCCTTCTCCACATACTTTGAGGATAAGGTGGCCATTCCCGAAGATGTCAGCCAG GTGTTCAGTTTCCGTAAACTCTGGGCCTTCACTGGACCGGGGTTTTTGATGAGCATCGCTTACTTGGATCCAGGGAACATCGAGTCTGACCTGCAGTCTGGAGCTAAAGCTGGCTTTAAG CTCCTGTGGATTCTCCTCGGTGCCACCATCATTGGGCTGCTGTTGCAGAGGTTAGCTGCACGCCTCGGGGTCGTCACCGGGATGCATCTGGCTGAAGTCTGCAACCGACAATATCCCGCA gtCCCTCGGGTCATCCTTTGGATGATGGTGGAGTTGGCGATTATTGGCTCAGACATGCAGGAGGTCATTGGCTGTGCCATAGCGCTCAACCTTCTTTCTATGGGCAG TATACCACTGTGGGCAGGAGTCCTCATCACCATCACAGACAcatttgtcttcctctttctaGACAAATACG GCTTGAGGAAACTTGAAGCTTTCTTTGGCTTTCTCATCACCGTAATGGCTCTGAGCTTCGGTTACGAG TACGTTCTGGTGAAGCCAAACCAAGGGGAGCTGCTGAAGGGAATGTTTATACCTTACTGTGCCGACTGCGGGCCTGTGCAGCTGGAGCAGGCCGTGGGAATCGTAGGCGCCGTCATCATGCCCCACAACATCTACCTGCACTCGGCGCTGGTCAAG TCTCGGGATATCGATCGCAAAAATAAGAATGAAGTAAAGGAAGCCAACAAGTACTTCTTCATCGAGGCAACTATCGCCCTCTTCATCTCCTTCCTCATCAACGTCTTTGTCGTCGCGGTCTTTGCGCAGGCATTCTTCAATAAAACCAATAATGACATG AATCAAATGTGCAATGAAACCGGCAGCCAGCACACAGATCTCTTCCCTCAAAACAACGAAACGCTGCAGGTGGACATCTACAAAGGG ggAGTGGTCCTGGGCTGCTTCTTTGGCCCTGCAGCCCTCTACATCTGGGCGATAGGGATCCTGGCAGCTGGACAGAGTTCCACCATGACGGGCACTTACTCTGGGCAGTTTGTTATGGAG ggTTTCCTGAACCTCCGGTGGTCCCGTTTCGCCCGGGTGCTGCTGACTCGCTCCATTGCCATCACGCCGACACTGCTGGTGGCCATTTTTCAGGATGTTCAGCATCTGACGGGGATGAACGACTTCCTGAACGTTCTTCAAAGCATGCAG CTTCCATTTGCTTTGATCCCAATTCTGACCTTCACCAGTATGACATCCATAATGAACGACTTTGCAAACGGAAT GGTGTGGAAGATTTCCGGAGGCGTCGTCATCCTGGTAgtttgtgcaatcaacatttactttgtgGTGGTTTACGTGACGGCGCTGAACAGTGTGCTGCTCTACGTTCTCGCTGCTGTGCTCTCCGTAGCCTATCTGTGCTTTGTAGTTTACCTG GCATGGCACTGTTTGGTTGCCTTGGGGGTTTCCTGCCTGGACTTTGGCAGCAGG
- the LOC115008151 gene encoding natural resistance-associated macrophage protein 2-like isoform X2 produces MKEGNNEKSRLKDSPDENVQTNQYSSISPPASPEAQDEPFSTYFEDKVAIPEDVSQVFSFRKLWAFTGPGFLMSIAYLDPGNIESDLQSGAKAGFKLLWILLGATIIGLLLQRLAARLGVVTGMHLAEVCNRQYPAVPRVILWMMVELAIIGSDMQEVIGCAIALNLLSMGSIPLWAGVLITITDTFVFLFLDKYGLRKLEAFFGFLITVMALSFGYEYVLVKPNQGELLKGMFIPYCADCGPVQLEQAVGIVGAVIMPHNIYLHSALVKSRDIDRKNKNEVKEANKYFFIEATIALFISFLINVFVVAVFAQAFFNKTNNDMNQMCNETGSQHTDLFPQNNETLQVDIYKGGVVLGCFFGPAALYIWAIGILAAGQSSTMTGTYSGQFVMEGFLNLRWSRFARVLLTRSIAITPTLLVAIFQDVQHLTGMNDFLNVLQSMQLPFALIPILTFTSMTSIMNDFANGMVWKISGGVVILVVCAINIYFVVVYVTALNSVLLYVLAAVLSVAYLCFVVYLAWHCLVALGVSCLDFGSRMQLSRHTDIYLLSDMDADTLDER; encoded by the exons ATGAAGGAAGGAAATAATGAAAAGTCTAGACTCA AGGACTCCCCTGACGAGAATGTCCAGACAAACCAGTACagctccatctctcctcctgcCTCACCGGAAGCCCAGGACGAACCCTTCTCCACATACTTTGAGGATAAGGTGGCCATTCCCGAAGATGTCAGCCAG GTGTTCAGTTTCCGTAAACTCTGGGCCTTCACTGGACCGGGGTTTTTGATGAGCATCGCTTACTTGGATCCAGGGAACATCGAGTCTGACCTGCAGTCTGGAGCTAAAGCTGGCTTTAAG CTCCTGTGGATTCTCCTCGGTGCCACCATCATTGGGCTGCTGTTGCAGAGGTTAGCTGCACGCCTCGGGGTCGTCACCGGGATGCATCTGGCTGAAGTCTGCAACCGACAATATCCCGCA gtCCCTCGGGTCATCCTTTGGATGATGGTGGAGTTGGCGATTATTGGCTCAGACATGCAGGAGGTCATTGGCTGTGCCATAGCGCTCAACCTTCTTTCTATGGGCAG TATACCACTGTGGGCAGGAGTCCTCATCACCATCACAGACAcatttgtcttcctctttctaGACAAATACG GCTTGAGGAAACTTGAAGCTTTCTTTGGCTTTCTCATCACCGTAATGGCTCTGAGCTTCGGTTACGAG TACGTTCTGGTGAAGCCAAACCAAGGGGAGCTGCTGAAGGGAATGTTTATACCTTACTGTGCCGACTGCGGGCCTGTGCAGCTGGAGCAGGCCGTGGGAATCGTAGGCGCCGTCATCATGCCCCACAACATCTACCTGCACTCGGCGCTGGTCAAG TCTCGGGATATCGATCGCAAAAATAAGAATGAAGTAAAGGAAGCCAACAAGTACTTCTTCATCGAGGCAACTATCGCCCTCTTCATCTCCTTCCTCATCAACGTCTTTGTCGTCGCGGTCTTTGCGCAGGCATTCTTCAATAAAACCAATAATGACATG AATCAAATGTGCAATGAAACCGGCAGCCAGCACACAGATCTCTTCCCTCAAAACAACGAAACGCTGCAGGTGGACATCTACAAAGGG ggAGTGGTCCTGGGCTGCTTCTTTGGCCCTGCAGCCCTCTACATCTGGGCGATAGGGATCCTGGCAGCTGGACAGAGTTCCACCATGACGGGCACTTACTCTGGGCAGTTTGTTATGGAG ggTTTCCTGAACCTCCGGTGGTCCCGTTTCGCCCGGGTGCTGCTGACTCGCTCCATTGCCATCACGCCGACACTGCTGGTGGCCATTTTTCAGGATGTTCAGCATCTGACGGGGATGAACGACTTCCTGAACGTTCTTCAAAGCATGCAG CTTCCATTTGCTTTGATCCCAATTCTGACCTTCACCAGTATGACATCCATAATGAACGACTTTGCAAACGGAAT GGTGTGGAAGATTTCCGGAGGCGTCGTCATCCTGGTAgtttgtgcaatcaacatttactttgtgGTGGTTTACGTGACGGCGCTGAACAGTGTGCTGCTCTACGTTCTCGCTGCTGTGCTCTCCGTAGCCTATCTGTGCTTTGTAGTTTACCTG GCATGGCACTGTTTGGTTGCCTTGGGGGTTTCCTGCCTGGACTTTGGCAGCAGG